One stretch of Verrucomicrobiales bacterium DNA includes these proteins:
- a CDS encoding HupE/UreJ family protein has translation MVRPSFPWIGRLLVALILTGLPGIAHAHSPIAGAGDVVNGVLHPLLSPTHVLVLLALGLTAGRGQQSELRFPMFAFIPLSALGLFLTTTGWVETVHPTILIGIALVPAALLALEKIPPRSVLTALFGCGALALGLDSRVESGSASSANKVLVANWISLNVLVADVAIYVGLLGAAKWFKIALRIAGSWMIAIGVMVLAFALRR, from the coding sequence ATGGTCAGGCCATCATTTCCTTGGATCGGTCGATTACTCGTGGCCCTCATCTTGACGGGCCTGCCTGGCATCGCTCACGCCCATTCGCCGATCGCAGGAGCGGGAGATGTCGTCAACGGAGTCCTACACCCCCTGCTGAGCCCAACCCATGTGCTCGTTCTGCTCGCGCTGGGCCTCACGGCTGGACGGGGCCAGCAATCCGAGCTGAGGTTCCCCATGTTCGCCTTCATTCCTCTCTCCGCCCTGGGTTTGTTTCTGACGACCACCGGGTGGGTCGAGACGGTGCATCCGACGATCCTCATCGGGATCGCCCTCGTTCCTGCCGCCCTCCTCGCGTTGGAGAAGATCCCTCCTCGGAGTGTTCTGACCGCTCTCTTCGGCTGTGGAGCGTTGGCGCTGGGACTGGATTCACGCGTGGAAAGCGGCTCGGCGTCCTCGGCGAACAAGGTTCTGGTGGCGAATTGGATCAGTCTGAACGTCCTCGTGGCTGACGTGGCCATCTATGTGGGTCTGCTGGGAGCGGCAAAATGGTTCAAGATCGCGCTTCGGATTGCCGGATCCTGGATGATCGCCATCGGCGTGATGGTGCTCGCGTTCGCCTTACGGCGATAG
- a CDS encoding esterase family protein produces the protein MHPAQLRSNLNEPWPFPRWTSPLLLLTLILSFALPGLGAPTDDVYLLGPDSQPHEGVPRGKVIGPLTLASQVFTNTTRHYWVYVPAQYSASKPAALMIFQDGQAFVRTNGDYRVPFVFDNLIYRREMPVTLAVFINPGRRPDQKESSPEDWGDRINNRPTEYNELNDNYTRMIVQELLPTLQKDYNISANPDDRAIGGASSGAICAFTVAWHRPDQFRKVLSTIGSFTNIRGGHAYPDMVRASERKPIRIFLQDGLNDNRGRRRDGSYDPKWDWHTQNRRMVSALTEKGYDVNYCWGIGTHSNKQGGAMLPEMLRWLWRDYPRPDDPADDSNRSLLGPATP, from the coding sequence ATGCACCCAGCTCAACTCCGCTCAAATCTGAACGAGCCTTGGCCCTTTCCGCGATGGACCTCACCGCTCCTCCTCCTGACCCTGATTCTGAGTTTCGCGCTTCCAGGGCTCGGCGCGCCCACCGACGATGTCTATCTGCTGGGGCCGGATTCACAGCCTCACGAAGGCGTGCCGCGAGGCAAAGTCATCGGCCCGCTGACCCTCGCCAGCCAGGTTTTCACCAACACCACCCGACACTACTGGGTATACGTTCCCGCCCAGTACAGCGCCAGCAAACCGGCCGCGCTCATGATCTTTCAAGATGGTCAGGCGTTCGTGAGAACCAATGGCGACTACCGGGTTCCGTTTGTCTTTGACAACCTGATCTACCGCCGCGAGATGCCGGTCACGCTGGCGGTGTTCATCAACCCTGGCCGACGTCCGGATCAGAAGGAATCCTCGCCCGAAGACTGGGGTGATCGGATCAATAACCGTCCGACGGAGTACAACGAACTCAACGATAACTACACCCGCATGATTGTGCAGGAGCTTCTGCCCACCTTGCAGAAGGACTACAACATTAGTGCCAACCCGGACGATCGAGCGATTGGCGGAGCCAGCTCGGGAGCCATCTGTGCGTTCACGGTCGCCTGGCATCGGCCTGATCAATTTCGCAAAGTGCTGAGCACGATTGGGAGTTTTACCAATATCCGGGGGGGGCACGCCTATCCGGATATGGTTCGTGCGAGCGAGCGAAAGCCCATTCGCATTTTTCTTCAGGATGGATTGAACGACAATCGAGGTCGCCGGAGGGATGGATCCTATGATCCGAAGTGGGATTGGCATACGCAAAACCGGCGGATGGTGAGCGCGTTGACTGAAAAGGGATACGACGTCAATTACTGCTGGGGTATCGGTACGCATTCCAACAAGCAGGGTGGGGCGATGCTGCCCGAGATGCTCCGCTGGCTCTGGCGCGACTACCCGCGTCCCGACGATCCCGCCGACGACTCAAATCGGAGCCTGCTGGGGCCAGCGACGCCCTAG
- a CDS encoding HupE/UreJ family protein, with translation MKTTSTPCLRGGPLFLTLLILLPTTAGAHTESGVIGGVLSGFKHPLTGLDHMLAMFAVGLWGAFLGTRAMWTLPVVFPVVMALGGAAGVLGLPLPAVETGIALSAVVLGAMVGLALKPPLWVAAVLVGIFAIFHGHAHGTELPKSDNALAYAIGFVIATGLLHLCGIGVGLVVRWPWGKVAVRVGGGIIAAVGFGFLFGLL, from the coding sequence ATGAAAACGACATCCACTCCTTGCCTGCGGGGGGGCCCCTTGTTTCTTACCCTATTGATCCTGCTCCCCACCACCGCCGGGGCCCATACCGAGTCGGGAGTGATCGGTGGGGTGCTCAGTGGGTTCAAGCACCCGCTCACCGGACTCGACCATATGCTGGCGATGTTCGCCGTTGGACTGTGGGGTGCCTTTCTCGGCACCCGAGCCATGTGGACGCTGCCGGTGGTATTCCCGGTGGTCATGGCCTTGGGCGGTGCCGCAGGCGTGCTAGGGCTGCCGTTGCCGGCTGTTGAAACCGGCATCGCCCTTTCGGCGGTGGTGCTCGGAGCGATGGTCGGCTTGGCACTCAAGCCGCCCCTGTGGGTCGCTGCCGTTCTGGTCGGGATCTTCGCCATCTTCCACGGACACGCACATGGAACCGAGCTGCCTAAGTCGGACAATGCCCTGGCCTACGCCATCGGATTCGTGATCGCCACCGGATTGCTGCATTTGTGCGGAATCGGGGTGGGCCTGGTGGTTCGCTGGCCTTGGGGAAAAGTTGCCGTGCGCGTGGGGGGCGGCATTATCGCCGCAGTGGGCTTTGGCTTCCTGTTCGGGTTACTTTAG